From the Winogradskyella forsetii genome, the window AGGACAAAACTCTTTCAGCTTTAAAGCAGGAGATTGAAAAGAATATAAATAGAATTGACAAAAAAATAATCGTTTTTATTGATGATTTAGACAGACTAGACAATGATGAAATCATTGAAATTCTAAGAATAATTAGAAATACCGCAGATTTCAAAAATACTTTCTTCCTAGTTGCATATGATAGAAATTATATAATTAATGCTTTAACAAGATATAATTCATATAATAAAGAGGGTTTTTTAGAGAAAATTTTTCAATTAGAAATCAATCTTCCTAATTTCAATCCAATAGAACTTAGACAAAAATTGTTTGAGAATTTATCCATTTACTTTCCTGATAAAAAAGATACTTTCACAAATGTAATTTTACCAAAAGTACAAACAAAAATTTCTGAATCACTTGAAGAGAATATTCAGAGCATGAGAGATGTAGTGCTCCTATCAAATGGCCTAATTATGAATTATGAAAATTTGAAGGGAAATATTGATTTTAAAGATTTGATTTTGATTGAAATATTAAGAATAAAATATTCCAGCATCTATGAAATTCTAAAATCTAAGAATAATAATTTCATTGTTAAAAATTCAAATCGCTTTGAGTGTTATTCTTTGCGTAAAGATGAAAATGAGGAGAATATTTACAAGACAGTTATGGAAAAATATCACAACCTTAATATTAATTATTTGAATATTGGTAAAATAAAGAATATTTTGAGTATTGTTTTTAACCCAGAACAAGTCAACCATCTTTCCTTAATAAACGTTTCTAAATATGAAAATTATTTTTCATATCGGCTCAGAGAAATAACTTTAAATGATCCTGAGTTTTTGGTTAAGAGAAATGATAGCTTAAATAAGCTGTTGGAATATATCACTCAAAGCATATCAAAAGGATACGAACATGATTTATTAAAGAGATTTTATTCTATCAATAATTATAAGAGTTTTGATGACTATAAAAAAATCATCAAATCAATATTTTATTTAGCTGAGCATAAGAGTAATAAATCCAATAATGTTATAGGATTTGAGTATGAAGCACTTTTAAGAAAGTGCAGCTACAGTAGAAACTGGACTAACATTGGAATACGTAGTTCAAACCACAACGATTTTATAAAAGATGTTTTTACCTCGAGCACTAGCAAATTCAAGCTTAATGTTCTAAATTCACTTATCAACGATGGTATGGGTATATCACAATTTATTAAAGAATCTTTTCCTATAGAAAGTGAAGAAGCACAAAATATTTTAAACAATGCTTTTCTAGGATACATAGAAACACATAGAACCATCGATGAAGATTTTATTGGCTTCTTAAAAAATACTTTAAAAACAGACAACAAGGGTTCTGGTATTAATCAAAGTTACGAAATAGATGAGAAAATAAGAGTAGCTGCTTTGGAATACCTAGAAACACAAACAGTAGATGACATAATAAAAATAGCTATTAAAAAATCAAATATTAATGGTTTCGAACTATCTAAAGACCTATTAACGATATTGGGAAACAGTCAGAGTCTATTGACTTTTTTGCTTAATCACCAAAAAGTAAAAGATTCAAAGTACATAAATGAATTTAATAAATTTGTAAATAAAATGCAAAAATTCAACAGAGCCCAATTCCATTTTGAAGTTATACCAATAACTTAATAATATGTCATTTTATCTTTTTATCAGTTTTTATTTAAAAATAAACTTTCAATAATTATTGAAAGTTTAAATATTATTGTATATTTGAACTATGGATTATCAAGAAGCAAAAGAAAAATTTATAAGTACATGGGGAAGTTTAGGGTCACTTTGGGGCATTAACAAAGCCATGGCACAAATACAAGCTTTGCTTTTTATATCCACCAAGCCATTGTCTATGGAAGATATTATGGAAGATCTTAAAATTTCCCGTGGCAATACGAGCATGAATTTAAGACAGCTTATGGATTGGGGAATTGTAACCAAAGTTTTAATCTCTGGGGAACGAAAAGAGTTTTTCACCACGGAAAAAGACGTACAAGAATTGGCTCGCATTGTTGCCAAAGAACGTAGCAGAAGAGAAATAAAACCAGTCATTAAAGTTTTGGAAGACGTCTCTTCCATTAAAGATGATGGCACTGAAAAAACCAAGGAACTCATTACACAGACCAAAGCGTTGCATAGCTTAACACAAGATTTAGATGTCCTAATGAATAAAATGGTCAATCAAAAACAAAATTGGTTAACGAAGTCTGTTTTTAAACTGATGAAATAGCCCATATATTTTTTAAATAAAACTTTCAATTTTTTCTGAAAGTTTAAAATAAATGAAAACATGAAAACACTACAAAACCAGACCCTACTCTACGA encodes:
- a CDS encoding KAP family P-loop NTPase fold protein; its protein translation is MKQKKTKSNYREYKNEMLVFTFLIGLYVILHTPINLLINKILINPVLKYVSSRAWYNDIIFWSVISYLIFKTIKFWKRQYYPNVTYAILLSLSAIYFINRMKNWWEYSQSSLSDKIYYADLLLVASIIVIILMTKTYFAKRTKSNKKKQLGFIVDKPLTNISDDQLKYSDYAQIMTEKILNTTADKSFAIGINAKWGTGKTSFLNFIKEQIISKDSNIIQIDFSPWNIESPKAIISDFFETFEKELNKYNSNISRHLNNYSRKLLALNEIDSTKSTYKLLSTVLSKDKTLSALKQEIEKNINRIDKKIIVFIDDLDRLDNDEIIEILRIIRNTADFKNTFFLVAYDRNYIINALTRYNSYNKEGFLEKIFQLEINLPNFNPIELRQKLFENLSIYFPDKKDTFTNVILPKVQTKISESLEENIQSMRDVVLLSNGLIMNYENLKGNIDFKDLILIEILRIKYSSIYEILKSKNNNFIVKNSNRFECYSLRKDENEENIYKTVMEKYHNLNINYLNIGKIKNILSIVFNPEQVNHLSLINVSKYENYFSYRLREITLNDPEFLVKRNDSLNKLLEYITQSISKGYEHDLLKRFYSINNYKSFDDYKKIIKSIFYLAEHKSNKSNNVIGFEYEALLRKCSYSRNWTNIGIRSSNHNDFIKDVFTSSTSKFKLNVLNSLINDGMGISQFIKESFPIESEEAQNILNNAFLGYIETHRTIDEDFIGFLKNTLKTDNKGSGINQSYEIDEKIRVAALEYLETQTVDDIIKIAIKKSNINGFELSKDLLTILGNSQSLLTFLLNHQKVKDSKYINEFNKFVNKMQKFNRAQFHFEVIPIT
- a CDS encoding GbsR/MarR family transcriptional regulator; protein product: MDYQEAKEKFISTWGSLGSLWGINKAMAQIQALLFISTKPLSMEDIMEDLKISRGNTSMNLRQLMDWGIVTKVLISGERKEFFTTEKDVQELARIVAKERSRREIKPVIKVLEDVSSIKDDGTEKTKELITQTKALHSLTQDLDVLMNKMVNQKQNWLTKSVFKLMK